The DNA sequence TAGCGATGACAGTTTGCAAGAAACTCCGCATCGTATTGCCAAGATGTATGTAAACGAAATATTTGCAGGCTTAGATTATGCAAATTTCCCCAAAATTGCCCAAATTGAAAATAAAATGGCTATCGATGAAATGGTACGGATCACCGATATCAGCGTGGTCAGCACCTGCGAGCACCACTTTGTCACCATCGATGGGCTCGCAAAAGTCGCCTACATACCCAATAACACCATTATCGGTTTATCGAAGATCAACCGCATTGTGCGATTTTTTGCTCAACGCCCTCAGGTGCAGGAGCGCTTAACCAAGCAAATTTTAGTCGCACTGCAAACATTACTGGCGACCGATAATGTAGCGGTGAGCATTGACGCCACGCACTACTGCGTAAAGTCCAGAGGGGTTATGGATACCCAATCTAAAACTCAAACGACAGCACTGGGTGGAAACTTTAAATCGAATGCTTCAACCCGTGCAGAGTTTTTAAGATAAATAAAATCAGCACCTCGGCTATCAGGCCCTAAAGGAATTAGATTAACGGAAGTGGTATAATGACAGCCCCCATTTTAATTACGGGAGTCGGTAAGCGTGTCGGCTTTTATCTTGCTAAACATTTAGCCCAGCTAGGACACAAGGTGATTGGCACCTATCGTAGCCAATACCCGCAACTGCAAGAGCTTGAAACCTTAGGTGTCGAGCTGCATCGATGTGACTTTGAAGATGCATCACAACTTGATGAGCTACTGGTCACGCTAAAACAGCAACCTGCAATCAGAGCCATTATCCATAATGCATCCGATTGGTTACCAGACGGTGATGCAGCCTCTGCCATATCCATTATCGACAAGATGATGCGTATTCATGTCAGCGTGCCTTATGCTATCAACCTTGCCCTGACAGAGCAGCTCAATGCCTACACAGGAGGCGCTGCTGATATTATTCACATTACCGATTATGTCGCTGAAAAAGGCAGTAAGAAGCATGCCGCTTATGCCGCCAGTAAAGCAGCACTGCACAACTTAACCTTATCGTTTGCCGCTAAGTTAGCGCCTAGTGTTAAGGTCAACAGTATTGCGCCCGCCATGCTGATGTTTAACCCCGATGACGATGAGCAGTACAAGCAAAAAGCCCTCAAAAAATCACTGCTACAGAAAGAGGGTGGCGAGAGTGAGATTTTAAATGCGGTGACTTACTTGTTGCAGAGTCAGTATGTGACGGGACAAGTGCTCAAGATTGATGGGGGTCGACATTTAGTTTAACGACGGCATCAATGTGATCGTAAACCCGAGCTCAGTTTAAAAATAGCCCATCGAAAAGGCACGTAAATACGTGCCTTTTTTCTTTAAATTAACTTCTCAGTTCGGTTTAGTGGCTTTGCAAGCTGCGAACATCTGCGCCTGTTGGTCCTTGGTAAACCCTTAAACCAAACTCCGGCAATATGGCGAACACATGGTCAAAGATATCGGCCTGAATGTCTTCATACACTGTCCACCGAGTATCGTTGGTGAAAATATATAGCTCAATAGGGACACCCGATGATGTCGGCGCAAGCTGACGAACCATCAATGTCATGTCTTTATGTATTTGCTCATGCTGTTTCAAGTAGGACAACATGTAAGCTCTGAACGTGCCGATGTTGGTTAGGTGACGACTATTCACGGGCATGTCGGCATCAACAACTTGAGCGTTAAATGTGGCGATCTCCTGCGATTTAGCAGTGAAATAAGACTTAAGGTGATTAATCTTAGCTAAGCGTTGTTTATCGTCTTCGGTTAAAAAACCGATTGAACAGATATCTATTTGCACCGAACGCTTGATCCTGCGACCACCTGATTCAGACATTCCGCGCCAATTTTTAAAGGCATCAGACACCAAAGCATAAGCTGGGATCATGGTAATCGTCTGATCCCAATTTCGCACTTTAACCGTGGTCAGCGACACCTCTTCTACTGCACCGTCGGCGCCATACTTGTCCATTTGGATCCAATCTGTTGGGCTCACCATTCTATTGGCGGCCAACTGAATTCCGGCCACAAAACCCAATATGGTGTCCCTAAAGACCAACATCACCAAACCCGTTGCGACACCTAAACCACTGAGAAAATAGACTGGCGATTGGTCAGCAAGCACTGAAACAGAGATGATAATGGCGACGAAAAACATGAATAACTTAAACAACTGCACAAAGCTTTTGATGGGTAATCGGCGGCTGACCAAGTTTACATCTGCAATTTCATTGGCGGCATCAAGTCCGCTATACACTGCTCGCACAAACAAAATAACGATAGTGACATCTAACAATCTGTCCGCCAAACTCGCCAATACAGCATGTTCGGTCAACGCTAGCGGCAGAATAATATTGAGGATCAGCGCAGGCACCAGCTTGGCTATTTTCTCCAGTACGCGATAGCGCATGAAGATGTCGTCCCAAGTGACACGAGAACGCTGGATAACCATGTTCATCGTGCTAACGACACCCCGCTTAACAACAATGTAGCCAATAAATGCCACAATGAAACAGGCTACAACCAAAATGCTAGTTGAAACCCCATCTGCAGGCTGGCTGTCGATACCAGCACTGGCTAACCATTGCGTAATAGTTGCTCGTAATTCCTGATCCAAAATCTAAATCTCCAAATAGTGAGTAGACAAAAAGTAACTCATCAATCTTATAAAAAAAAGTCAACACCCTAGAATCAAATAACAAACAACAGCGTTACAAATATCAATTTTAACAGCTATTTGAGCATTGTGAGTTGACTGTAATCTAAAGATTCACAACAATCCATTTTCTATTACCTGATAGCCAAATGAGAAGACCATGACCAAATATCTAATTGTCAGCCTTTTGGCTTTAATGAGCACTCAAGTTAGTGCTAATGACTTCAGTTTTGATGAACCCATCTTACCTAAGCCTGTCATCGCCCTCACGCTAGACTACATACCCGCGACGTCTGACATGTATGGCATCACCATTGCACCAAGCCATTACGACACTGATTATGCCAACTGGGGCTATTACATTGGCTATGCGCGGAGCAAAGAGACTGATGTCATTGTAGAAGAGCCTGGCGAAGCCCACACCAAAGATACCCAGTGGCGCTTTGGTCTCAGCTATACCTTGCTGCCTAAGTTAAGCTTATATGGCGGCGCCGCCGCTTATTCCAGCGAGTATACCTATACCAATAATATCGTGCCCTTGATTGTCGGCGGTAAGCCCGTTTGGGAAACTGACAAAGATACCACTTGGGGAGCTGAGATAGGCTTACGCTATGTAGTGGGTAAGCACCTGTCTTTAGGCGCTGGTTATAATTCGGCCACTGAATCTGCCGTATTCAGCATTGGTTACAGTATGTAGTTTGGCTGATAGCTTAAAGCGAGAATTTTTGATCTTGTCAGTATTAATTTATCTGCAGTTTGACTATGCTAGAACAATCTCCTTTATCAGGTAAATTGTCATGTATAACACTCTGCGAACCTTCGCTTCTGTCGTCTTATTAGTCTTTGCTTTACCAGCACTTGCAGACGAAGTCGGGCGAGTCACACTAGAGAATGGCGCAACAGTCAAACTCAACGATGATTTTACCTGGGAATATGTGATCCTAGAAAGTCAGACTCAAGACAGCACTGTAACCGCAGTCACTCTACCAGCCACCATCGCAGCAACTTCTGCCGCTGTCGCAACCGACGCCAGCACAGTAGCTAACACAGCACCAGCAGTGCCGACCACATTACCTGCCAATGCCGACAACCTGACTTCAAATGCGATAGCTCAAGCAGCCCTGCTTAAATCAACGGGTAAAAGTGGCGTAAAAGTTAGCTTTTTTAATGAGCAGTGGGACGATGATGGCCGCCTTGGCTTGACCTTCGAGCTATCGAGCAATAGCACAGAGCATTATGTGATGATCGAATTAGAGATCAGCTTATTTGCCGATTCTGGTGCACTCATTAAGAAAGAAACGGTCAATGTATGGCAAGCAGTATTTAGAATGCCTGACTCTTATTTACGTAAAGGCCAAACTCGAGAAAGCCGTGTGTTCTGGATAGAAGGCATAGATAAAGCCCAGTGGACTAAGCAGCTGATGAGCTTGAAGATGAAAGAGATGGATTCTCGCATGTAGTTCGCCCTTTGTGTAAGCAATACCCTTTAGAGACCTAGCCAATTCGGCTAGGTCTTTTTGTATCAGCTTGGAGTATTTTGGCTGCACAATTTTATCTGCAGCAACTAGAGCTGAGGCCCTTCGGCCTAGAAAGTTGTGGCGCTTAATCCACTCCTGAGTTTTAAGATGTAAAACTTTACCAGATAGCCAACAACCAGAAACCCTGCCTTGTTTTCAGCAATTGTAATGGATAGCTCACAGGGCAATTTACAAGCGCTTAAGTATATCGATACATTTAGTGGCGGCAGTATGGTCACCAGTCACATAAGCAGTTGTTATGGCGCCCTCTTTCATTATGCATAGTGCATCCACAAGCATAGGATCACTGTCTTTTACATGCCGTGTAATCAACTGTCTTACTTGCGCTTTATGGCTTTGGCAAAACCGAGATAAATGACTATTGGGATCACTAAACTCAGCGGAACTATTAATAAAGAAACAACCGCGAAAATTCCCCAACATAGGTTCTGAGTCGGTAAACCAGCTTTCTAATGCATTAAACAGTTGTATTACTACACGGTCATTAGAACCAGCTCCCAGCAGTTTCTCCTCTAGCCACACCATAAATATTGCATGCCTTTGCTCTAGGGCTGCAAGTATTAAAGCGTCTTTACTTTCAAAGTGACGATACAGGGTTTTTTTAGCGATACCTGAGACCTTAAGCACTTCATTAATGCCAATGGAATTAATGCCATTTTCATAAAAAAGCTCTAAAGCGGTATCGATTAGTAATTGACGTTTAATATTCATATTCCTCTCCAATAGTTTCTATATTGACAAAAGGAGACAGGTTTGTCTACAATTAACAAGTAGACACATCTGTCTCCTTGGCTTTAGGAAATAAATATGAACAAATTTACCTTAGCGCTGATTGCAGGGCTTGGGACATCACTCGCGATTGGATTGCTGTCGTATTTTGATGCAACGCTAACCAATACAGCTCTACTAATGGCGCCTTTTGGAGCGACTGCGGTACTTGTTTTTGGTGTTTATGACAGCCCTCTAGCGCAACCTAAAAACGTGATACTAGGTCACCTAATCACCTCTTTTATTGGAGTGTTTTTCTTTCAATTCATTGACGTAACGCCAATGAGTTTAGCGATAGCGACGGGGCTGGGAGTTAGTGTCATGTTATTCACTAAAACAACCCATCCCCCAGCAGGAGCGAATCCAATACTCATTATGTTGTCAGGGCAAAGCTGGGGATTTTTGGTGACTCCCGTACTCATTGGTGCGGTGACCATCGTACTCGTCGGGAAAATGATGCAAAAGGTTAAACATCAGTTCGATTCAAAATCTTAGCCAAGCAATCAATGTTCATAATTGCTTATTGCGAGTTGCAACGCTTGAGGTCGAGTCTACGTGACTCGATCTTTTGTATCCGTTTTAGTGTTTATCCAATAGGTAGTTATACCCACAACTTTGAACGCCTCAACCATGTGGCCAACAAAAGTGAAGTTAAAATGTCTAACGCTTACCGCATAATTCAATGCCACACCGCAATAATACTAACTCGTTATTTTAATATACCTTTGCTAGAGTAGTTTTTATCAGTGATATAAACCTTGTTATAGTATCGATAATAAAAATCTTGGGGTAACTCCGTTTTTTCAAGCAAATAAAGACATTGAATGAATTTAAACCGAGTAACACTGCCAGTTAATGATATGGATATATCAACTCAATTTTATCGTGATTTAGGCGTCGGTCCCCCCACTATGCGCGCTTCGAATGCCCTGAAGGCGGTGGCATAGTGATATATTTTGAGCACCAGCAATTAGATGATTGGGTAGGCGAAAATCGACTTAATCCATCATGGTGGGTAGAGCTTAGTACTTAAACTACACATAAAAACACTGCACTTGAAACCGTTGTGAGTAGCAACATGTTGCTTATTATTAATAAACGTACCAAAAGGCGTACTCATGAGAAATAGTGTTCGTTTTCAAAATAAACAATACTCCCCTTCTAAAGTCATATGCATTGGCAGAAATTATGTCGAGCATATTAAAGAACTCGATAATGAAGTACCGACTGAGCCGGTTATATTTTTAAAGCCCAATTCCGCTATCTCAAGTCACCTTTATCTTCATGACACAGACAGTATTCATTACGAAGGTGAAATATCCTTACTGATTGAATCTGATAACTTTGTAGCGGTGGGTTTTGGTTTGGATTTAACCAAAAGGGATCTGCAATCCGCATTAAAGAAAAAAGGCCTGCCTTGGGAAAGGGCTAAAGCATTTGATCAATCAGCATTATTCAGTCAATTCGTTGCCATCACTGAACCGATGTCACAATTAAAGATGCAGCTAACCATCAATGCCAAAGTCGTGCAAACAGCTGATTATGATCTGATGTTACACAAACCAGAGTCACTGTTAAACGAGGTTAAAACCTTCTTATCGCTAGAAGATGGCGATATTCTGATGACAGGCACGCCAAAAGGCGTTGGAAAAATAAACCCACAAGATGTACTTGTAGGTCAGATCTTTAGTGGTAAAACCCTGCTAGTGGAGCACACTTGGTCAGTCCAAAGTACTATCAAGGTCTAAAGCGGTTTAACTCATCATGCTCTCTGGCATCTTCACTGCCACCATATGCCCTTCGGCACAAACTATTCCGTTAGCGGATAGTGTGATATCTAACACCACTTTTCTCGGTTTTATCTCGCGAATAACACCACGCAACTCTAGCTCCACACCCATTGGCGTCGGTGCGAGATAGTCAATATTCAGTGCTGCGGTGACAAACCGAGGCGGCTCTTGATCGCGACTTCCAAATGCCCGTTGACCCGCGGCGCTGGCACTGCCTGTGCCGTGGCAATCGATTAAGGACGCTATCAGCCCACCATAAACAAAACCCGGTATTGCCGTGTGAAATGGCTTTGGCATAAAGTGCGCGATGGTTTCATCATCATCCCAATAGCTTTTGAGTTGGTGACCATGAGGATTGTTTTTACCACAGCCATAACAATGACTGAGATCTTCTGGGTACTGGTCTTGAAAAGACTGACTTGTCATACCGTCTCCTGACGCATTCAATTACTGCCCTTACGCTATTACTAATTGTGATTTTCAGCAACACAGACATAAGCCTTAAGACTAAAGGATGCAATGCAACTCATCGGCAAAGATCCATCTCAGCACGAGTCTGTAGATACAAAAAAAGGGACTATCAATCGATAGTCCCTTTATAGCTATTTTAAGGCTAACGAGCCGATAAAACAGTTACAGGCTTGGCAGAATATCTGCTGGCAAGTAAGCGTTAAAGCTAGCAGTCAGCAGTAGGTTTGTTGATGCTTCGATATCGGGGCCGAAGAAACGGTCCTTATCGTAATAAGAAACCAACTCACGGATCTCAGCTTTCGCCTTTGCCACTGCTGCACTTGGCTGTAATGGACAACGGAAGTCTAAACCTTGCGCCGAGGCCAATAGCTCAATCGCTAACACACCGCGGGTATTTTCAGACATATAACGTAAACGACGCGCCGCAAAGGTGGCCATAGACACATGGTCTTCTTGGTTAGCAGATGTTGGCAAGCTATCGACTGAGGCTGGGTGAGCGTAGGTCTTGTTCTCTGAAGCCAGTGCTGCAGCAGTTACCTGCGCAATCATAAAGCCTGAGTTTACCCCGCCATTTTCAACTAAGAAAGGCGGCAACTTAGACAAATTAGGATCGATAAGCAGCGCGATACGACGTTCAGCAATTGAACCCAATTCCGCAATTGCAATCGCCAAGTTATCGGCTGCCATCGCTACTGGCTCAGCGTGAAAGTTACCGCCTGAGATAATGTCACCGGTATCTTGGAACACTAATGGGTTATCAGTTACACCGTTAGCTTCGGTGCCTAACACCTCAGCTGCGTGGCGAATTTGCGTTAAACATGCACCCAATACCTGTGGCTGACAACGCAGCGAATAAGGATCTTGCACTTTTTCACAGTTAAGATGATCAACACTAATTTCAGATTCATCCGCTAATAAGTGACGGAATACAGCCGCTGAATCAATCTGGCCTTTCTGGCCACGAGCAGCATGAATACGCGCATCAAACGGACTACGACTGCCCATTGCGGCTTCAACACTCATAGCACCAATCACTGAACTGGCAGCAAACAGATCTTCAGCGTTAAACAGACCTTCCAGCGCTAAAGCGGTTGAAGCTTGCGTACCATTGAGTAGCGCTAAGCCCTCTTTGGCTGCAAGTTCAATTGGCTCAAGGCCGGCGATTCCCAACGCTTCAATGGCAGAGATAAGTTTACCTTGGTAGCGCATCTGACCTTCACCAAGCAGAGGTAAGCTCATGTGAGATAATGGCGCTAAATCACCCGACGCACCAACAGAGCCTTTTTCAGGTACGCACGGATATACTTCAGCGTTAACCAGCTTGATCAGGAAGTTGATCACCTCTAAACGAATACCGGAGAAGCCACGGCTCAGTGAGTTAATCTTCAATACCATCATCAAGCGCACAGTCGCATCACTCATGAGCTTTCCGGTACCTGCCGCATGGGAAAGTACAATCGAGCGCTGTAGCAGTTGCAGGTCTTCGGCGGCAATATTAGTGTTAGCCAGCAAACCAAAACCTGTATTAATACCGTAAACGGTACGGCCTTCATCTAAGACCTGTTGTACCAAACCAGCGCTGATGTTGATGTCAGCTATTGCGCTTGACGCGAGTTCTAAGGTCACTTTTCCACGACTGATTTGACGAATTTGTGGCAGGGTTAGGGTACCCGGCGTTAATACTAAATGGCTCATATTCTACTTACCTTCTGTCTTGGCTGTATCTAGCATCGGCAGATCTAAGTTCTGCTCTTTTGCACAATTTTTAGCGAGTTCATATCCAGCATCAGCATGACGCATCACACCTGTTGCAGGGTCATTCCAAAGAACGCGGCCTAGGCGTACGGCTGCGTCATCGCTGCCATCAGCAACAATCACCACACCAGAATGTTGGCTAAAGCCCATACCGACACCACCACCGTGGTGCAATGACACCCAAGTGGCGCCACTAGCAGTATTAAGCAGTGCGTTCATCAGTGGCCAATCTGATACCGCGTCAGAACCATCAAGCATGGATTCTGTTTCACGGTTAGGACTCGCAACTGAGCCTGAATCTAAGTGATCACGACCGATAACGATGGGTGCTGACAGCTCGCCATTTTTAACCATTTCGTTAAAGGCTAATGCCAAACGAGCACGGTCTTTAAGGCCGACCCAACAAATACGTGCTGGCAGACCTTGGAAAGCGATACGCTCGCGAGCCATATCTAACCAGTTATGTAGCTGTGGGTTATCAGGAATAAGTTCTTTAACTTTAGCGTCGGTTTTATAGATATCTTCTGGGTCACCAGAAAGAGCTACCCAACGGAATGGACCAATACCTTCACAAAATAATGGGCGTACATAGGCAGGCACAAAGCCTGGGAAGTCGAATGCATTCTCAACCCCCTCTTCAAATGCCATTTGACGAATATTGTTACCGTAGTCGGTGGTTGCTGCGCCAGCCGCTTGTAGCGCTAACATGGCCCTAACTTGAACGGCCATCGATTGCTTAGCCGCTTTAACCACGGCAGCTTCATCGGTTTTACGCATTTCTATCGCTTGTTCAAGCGTCCAGCCTTGTGGCAAATAACCGTTGAGCGGATCGTGTGCTGAGGTTTGATCGGTAACCACGTCTGGCGTAATACCACGCTCAACTAGCTCGGCAAAAATATCGGCCGCATTACCGAGTAGACCGACTGATACCGGCTTACCGCTGGTGTTAGCGTCTTCAATCATCGCCAAAGCTTCATCGAGTGAAGTGGCTTTTTTGTCGACATATTTAGTACGAAGACGGAAATCAATACGGGTTTCATCGACTTCACAGGTCAGCACTGAGTAGCCCGCCATGGTGCCAGCAAGTGGCTGCGCGCCGCCCATACCACCAAGACCACCGGTTAAGATCCACTTACCAGCAGATGAACCGCCAAAGTGTTGCTTAGCCATTGCCACAAACGTTTCGTAAGTGCCTTGCACAATGCCTTGCGAACCAATATAGATCCAAGAACCCGCTGTCATCTGGCCGTACATAGCCAAACCTTTCTTATCCAGTTCGTTAAAGTGTTCCCAGTTGGCCCAATGTGGCACTAGGTTAGAGTTAGCGATGATCACGCGTGGTGCGTTGCTGTGGGTTTTGAATACGCCAACGGGCTTACCTGATTGCACCATCAAGGTTTCATCTTCTTCAAGACGCTGTAATACTTCAATGATCTTGTCGTAACATTCCCAGTCGCGGGCTGCACGGCCAATGCCGCCGTAAACCACTAAGTCTTCAGGGCGCTCAGCAACATCTGGATGTAAATTGTTCATCAGCATGCGCATCGGCGCTTCTGTCATCCAGCTTTTACAGCTCAATTTAGTTCCATGCGGCGCAATGATGCGACGACTTGGATCGTGTCTCTTATCCATGGGGTCTACCTCGTTCAATTTGTTTGTTGTATTTGTTTTTATCTATTTTTTAATTACTGTCTTATTGTTTTTTTATGCTGATATTGCCATGGCTGACTTAACCTGCGACAACGTCATTTTTCTCGCTAATTCATTCGTACTAAAGTGGTTATGACCAAATGGGTGCTAACTAAATGTCAGGTGGCCGCCTAATCTAAATCTGCTACCGGGATGCACCAAGCGGGCAAAACTGACTACACCTTGGCGCGACCAAGTGCGACGAGTGATCTGTAAGCAAGGCTCTGTCGCGTCAATGTGTAATAGCGCCAACTGGGTAACGTCCGCCAACTTGGCTTCAATGGTGTGCTTAGCTTCTGTCAGCGGTGCCACCATCGATAAGTATTCATGCGGGGTTTGTTGACTAAAGTCTTGCGCCAAGTACTCAGGCACCAGCTTAGGATTCACAAAACGCTCCTCTAATTGCAGTGGCGTGTCTTGCTCGCAATGCACCAACACCGACAAAAACACCGCGCCGCCCTCTTCCAGCCCCAGCGCAATCGCTATCGCGCCCGTTGCTGTCGTTTCAGTAAGCTCCACTTGTTGAACAGTGTAACCATGGCCACGGTCTTTAATTTCATCAGCAATGTTACGGATCGCCATCATCGATGACTGCGATTTAAGCCCAGCCACAAAAGTACCAAGCCCTTGTGAGCGTTCTAATACGCCAGATTCAGTTAATTCAGTTACGCCACGGCGCGCCGTCATGCGGCTGCAATTAAACAATTCAGCTAATTGATTTTCAGACGGAACCCGGCTGTTCTCAGCCCATCTCCCTGACTCAATTTGACCGCGAATGTATTGTTTAATCTCTGCAAACTTTGGCGTTGCCATCGGTTATCCTGTCTTATACCGTTTTTGATGACCGATTACATATCAGTCCAGCGGCTATTTCTAATGGTCGAAAACTCGGCTACAATCCTAGCTTGTATATACAAGTAAACACAAGCTAGCTCACAAATTATTTTTAGTGGCAGCCCTTAGTGTTAGTATTCAACCTCTGCAAAAACTACAAAAAGAGAGAGCATCATGTCGTGGGATCAAGTCTGGATTGATATCAATATTGCTACTATGTCACCCAATATTGCAGAGCCTTACGGTGCTATTAAAGATGCCGCTCTCGCGGTGCAAGACGGCAAAATAGCCTGGGTAGGCAAGCGCGCAGACCTGCCTAAATTTGATGTGTTGGCCACGCCCACTTACAAAGGTAAAGGCGGCTGGTTAACCCCTGGATTAATTGATGCACACACTCACTTAGTGTTTGCGGGTAACCGTGCCAACGAATTTGAACTGCGCCTTCAAGGTGCTAGCTACGAAGAGATCGCCCGCAGCGGTGGTGGCATTATTTCGACTGTTAAAGCCTGCCGCGAAGCCGACGAAGCTGAACTGTTTGAACTAGGTCGCCAGCGTCTAAATGCCTTAGCAAAAGAGGGCGTCACTACAGTAGAGATAAAATCGGGTTACGGTTTAGACATTGAAACCGAGCTTAAAATACTGCGCGTTGCCCGCGAGCTAGGAAAGCATCACCATGTCGATGTAAAAACCACCTTCTTAGGCGCTCACGCTATTCCGCCAGAATACAAAAATGACAGCAATGCCTATGTTGACTTAGTGATCAACGAGATGTTGCCACGAG is a window from the Shewanella sp. Choline-02u-19 genome containing:
- the folE gene encoding GTP cyclohydrolase I FolE encodes the protein MDVSQAEQVREALIAQGLETPLTPSDMTAEQKYERIKGLMTEVVSTLGLDLSDDSLQETPHRIAKMYVNEIFAGLDYANFPKIAQIENKMAIDEMVRITDISVVSTCEHHFVTIDGLAKVAYIPNNTIIGLSKINRIVRFFAQRPQVQERLTKQILVALQTLLATDNVAVSIDATHYCVKSRGVMDTQSKTQTTALGGNFKSNASTRAEFLR
- the folM gene encoding dihydromonapterin reductase, which produces MTAPILITGVGKRVGFYLAKHLAQLGHKVIGTYRSQYPQLQELETLGVELHRCDFEDASQLDELLVTLKQQPAIRAIIHNASDWLPDGDAASAISIIDKMMRIHVSVPYAINLALTEQLNAYTGGAADIIHITDYVAEKGSKKHAAYAASKAALHNLTLSFAAKLAPSVKVNSIAPAMLMFNPDDDEQYKQKALKKSLLQKEGGESEILNAVTYLLQSQYVTGQVLKIDGGRHLV
- a CDS encoding mechanosensitive ion channel family protein, giving the protein MDQELRATITQWLASAGIDSQPADGVSTSILVVACFIVAFIGYIVVKRGVVSTMNMVIQRSRVTWDDIFMRYRVLEKIAKLVPALILNIILPLALTEHAVLASLADRLLDVTIVILFVRAVYSGLDAANEIADVNLVSRRLPIKSFVQLFKLFMFFVAIIISVSVLADQSPVYFLSGLGVATGLVMLVFRDTILGFVAGIQLAANRMVSPTDWIQMDKYGADGAVEEVSLTTVKVRNWDQTITMIPAYALVSDAFKNWRGMSESGGRRIKRSVQIDICSIGFLTEDDKQRLAKINHLKSYFTAKSQEIATFNAQVVDADMPVNSRHLTNIGTFRAYMLSYLKQHEQIHKDMTLMVRQLAPTSSGVPIELYIFTNDTRWTVYEDIQADIFDHVFAILPEFGLRVYQGPTGADVRSLQSH
- a CDS encoding outer membrane beta-barrel protein, translating into MTKYLIVSLLALMSTQVSANDFSFDEPILPKPVIALTLDYIPATSDMYGITIAPSHYDTDYANWGYYIGYARSKETDVIVEEPGEAHTKDTQWRFGLSYTLLPKLSLYGGAAAYSSEYTYTNNIVPLIVGGKPVWETDKDTTWGAEIGLRYVVGKHLSLGAGYNSATESAVFSIGYSM
- a CDS encoding DUF3157 family protein, with the protein product MYNTLRTFASVVLLVFALPALADEVGRVTLENGATVKLNDDFTWEYVILESQTQDSTVTAVTLPATIAATSAAVATDASTVANTAPAVPTTLPANADNLTSNAIAQAALLKSTGKSGVKVSFFNEQWDDDGRLGLTFELSSNSTEHYVMIELEISLFADSGALIKKETVNVWQAVFRMPDSYLRKGQTRESRVFWIEGIDKAQWTKQLMSLKMKEMDSRM
- a CDS encoding TetR/AcrR family transcriptional regulator; protein product: MNIKRQLLIDTALELFYENGINSIGINEVLKVSGIAKKTLYRHFESKDALILAALEQRHAIFMVWLEEKLLGAGSNDRVVIQLFNALESWFTDSEPMLGNFRGCFFINSSAEFSDPNSHLSRFCQSHKAQVRQLITRHVKDSDPMLVDALCIMKEGAITTAYVTGDHTAATKCIDILKRL
- a CDS encoding HPP family protein, translated to MNKFTLALIAGLGTSLAIGLLSYFDATLTNTALLMAPFGATAVLVFGVYDSPLAQPKNVILGHLITSFIGVFFFQFIDVTPMSLAIATGLGVSVMLFTKTTHPPAGANPILIMLSGQSWGFLVTPVLIGAVTIVLVGKMMQKVKHQFDSKS
- a CDS encoding fumarylacetoacetate hydrolase family protein; translated protein: MRNSVRFQNKQYSPSKVICIGRNYVEHIKELDNEVPTEPVIFLKPNSAISSHLYLHDTDSIHYEGEISLLIESDNFVAVGFGLDLTKRDLQSALKKKGLPWERAKAFDQSALFSQFVAITEPMSQLKMQLTINAKVVQTADYDLMLHKPESLLNEVKTFLSLEDGDILMTGTPKGVGKINPQDVLVGQIFSGKTLLVEHTWSVQSTIKV
- a CDS encoding PaaI family thioesterase, translating into MTSQSFQDQYPEDLSHCYGCGKNNPHGHQLKSYWDDDETIAHFMPKPFHTAIPGFVYGGLIASLIDCHGTGSASAAGQRAFGSRDQEPPRFVTAALNIDYLAPTPMGVELELRGVIREIKPRKVVLDITLSANGIVCAEGHMVAVKMPESMMS
- the hutH gene encoding histidine ammonia-lyase; translation: MSHLVLTPGTLTLPQIRQISRGKVTLELASSAIADINISAGLVQQVLDEGRTVYGINTGFGLLANTNIAAEDLQLLQRSIVLSHAAGTGKLMSDATVRLMMVLKINSLSRGFSGIRLEVINFLIKLVNAEVYPCVPEKGSVGASGDLAPLSHMSLPLLGEGQMRYQGKLISAIEALGIAGLEPIELAAKEGLALLNGTQASTALALEGLFNAEDLFAASSVIGAMSVEAAMGSRSPFDARIHAARGQKGQIDSAAVFRHLLADESEISVDHLNCEKVQDPYSLRCQPQVLGACLTQIRHAAEVLGTEANGVTDNPLVFQDTGDIISGGNFHAEPVAMAADNLAIAIAELGSIAERRIALLIDPNLSKLPPFLVENGGVNSGFMIAQVTAAALASENKTYAHPASVDSLPTSANQEDHVSMATFAARRLRYMSENTRGVLAIELLASAQGLDFRCPLQPSAAVAKAKAEIRELVSYYDKDRFFGPDIEASTNLLLTASFNAYLPADILPSL
- the hutU gene encoding urocanate hydratase; translation: MDKRHDPSRRIIAPHGTKLSCKSWMTEAPMRMLMNNLHPDVAERPEDLVVYGGIGRAARDWECYDKIIEVLQRLEEDETLMVQSGKPVGVFKTHSNAPRVIIANSNLVPHWANWEHFNELDKKGLAMYGQMTAGSWIYIGSQGIVQGTYETFVAMAKQHFGGSSAGKWILTGGLGGMGGAQPLAGTMAGYSVLTCEVDETRIDFRLRTKYVDKKATSLDEALAMIEDANTSGKPVSVGLLGNAADIFAELVERGITPDVVTDQTSAHDPLNGYLPQGWTLEQAIEMRKTDEAAVVKAAKQSMAVQVRAMLALQAAGAATTDYGNNIRQMAFEEGVENAFDFPGFVPAYVRPLFCEGIGPFRWVALSGDPEDIYKTDAKVKELIPDNPQLHNWLDMARERIAFQGLPARICWVGLKDRARLALAFNEMVKNGELSAPIVIGRDHLDSGSVASPNRETESMLDGSDAVSDWPLMNALLNTASGATWVSLHHGGGVGMGFSQHSGVVIVADGSDDAAVRLGRVLWNDPATGVMRHADAGYELAKNCAKEQNLDLPMLDTAKTEGK